The following are encoded together in the Pectobacterium wasabiae CFBP 3304 genome:
- a CDS encoding GNAT family N-acetyltransferase, whose translation MSDDIFIITQPEDPIVAPIIDGLFAEYEQRYGDFFGERESDPPGIYQQPHGIFIALLRRGVPIATGAFKRYDSTTAEIKRVWTDSSLRRQGLAGKVMQELEQHARRLGYQHFFLTTGFRQPEAVSLYLSHGYTPQFDTTVDPVTYSIPPYDGRLPFKKALVETATPQAAWQTEVELIARHLKVC comes from the coding sequence ATGTCCGACGATATCTTCATTATTACCCAGCCCGAAGATCCTATCGTGGCCCCCATTATCGACGGTCTGTTCGCGGAATACGAACAGCGCTATGGCGACTTTTTTGGTGAGCGGGAAAGCGATCCACCGGGAATCTACCAGCAGCCGCACGGCATTTTTATTGCGCTGCTGCGTCGGGGCGTACCGATTGCCACCGGTGCGTTTAAACGCTACGACAGCACCACCGCTGAGATTAAACGAGTATGGACGGATAGCTCGCTGCGCCGTCAGGGGCTAGCAGGAAAAGTGATGCAAGAGCTGGAGCAACACGCCCGGCGACTAGGCTATCAGCATTTTTTCCTGACGACGGGTTTCCGTCAACCTGAAGCGGTGAGTTTATACCTGAGCCACGGCTATACGCCTCAGTTCGATACTACCGTCGATCCGGTGACTTACAGTATTCCGCCTTACGACGGGCGTTTACCGTTTAAGAAAGCGCTGGTCGAAACGGCGACGCCACAAGCCGCGTGGCAAACGGAAGTTGAGCTTATCGCCCGCCATTTGAAAGTGTGTTGA
- a CDS encoding amino acid ABC transporter permease — MTQSLQTSSQQPPLSQAQEPPLNIVPARYPFRFAGALFSLFIFAGIIQSIALNPRWEWAVFAEWFFNPVILTGLGQTLLLTALGTVFSVIFGTALALARLSPSYLLSTLSWLYIWLFRSLPLILVLIILYNFSYLYDELALGIPFTSIVFLRYPTIDLLDQFSVAVLGLTLVQSAYTAEIIRGGILGVDAGQFEASAALGLPGGRRTVRIILPQALRSILPTGFNEIISLAKGTSIVYVLALPELFYTVQVIYNRTQQVIPLLMVATIWYLLITTVLSIVQYYVERYVSRGAVREMPPTPRQKLVRFLTRKRARSLI; from the coding sequence ATGACGCAATCTCTACAAACGTCTTCTCAACAGCCACCGCTGAGCCAGGCGCAGGAACCGCCATTAAACATTGTTCCCGCGCGTTATCCTTTCCGTTTTGCCGGTGCGCTGTTTTCGCTGTTTATCTTTGCCGGAATTATTCAATCTATCGCGCTGAACCCTCGCTGGGAATGGGCGGTCTTTGCCGAATGGTTTTTTAATCCGGTGATCCTTACCGGGCTGGGGCAAACGCTGCTGTTGACCGCGCTTGGCACAGTATTCAGCGTTATTTTCGGCACCGCGCTGGCACTGGCCCGCCTTTCGCCGTCTTACCTGCTTTCCACGCTGTCATGGCTGTATATCTGGCTGTTCCGATCGTTGCCGTTGATTCTGGTGCTAATCATTCTCTACAACTTCTCATATCTCTATGACGAACTGGCGCTAGGGATTCCGTTCACGTCTATCGTGTTCCTACGCTATCCGACGATTGACCTGCTGGATCAGTTTTCCGTCGCCGTGCTTGGTCTGACGCTGGTGCAATCCGCGTATACGGCGGAAATTATTCGTGGCGGTATTCTCGGCGTGGACGCAGGTCAGTTTGAAGCTTCCGCGGCACTCGGCCTGCCCGGTGGCCGCCGCACGGTGCGCATCATTCTGCCGCAGGCGCTGCGCTCCATTCTGCCCACGGGCTTCAACGAGATCATCAGTCTGGCGAAAGGCACGTCGATCGTTTACGTACTGGCGCTGCCGGAGCTGTTTTACACCGTTCAGGTCATCTACAACCGGACGCAACAGGTTATTCCGCTGCTGATGGTCGCCACCATCTGGTATCTGCTGATTACCACCGTGCTCTCCATCGTCCAATACTACGTGGAACGCTATGTGTCCCGCGGTGCCGTGCGTGAAATGCCCCCCACACCGCGCCAGAAGCTCGTCCGTTTCCTGACGCGCAAACGCGCACGTTCACTCATCTGA